The Streptomyces sp. NBC_01353 genome contains a region encoding:
- a CDS encoding SRPBCC family protein, which translates to MSAIKESIDISRSPEEVFSYVTDPTHLPDWQESAVSVRLLGEGPVAVGSKVAVTRRMGRRAMVSIMQVIELDPPTSWHIHGIDGPVRGDVQGRIEPIDDGEHSRVTIALDFEGHGIGKALVPLVVRPHVRKEMPRNEQTLKGILEAGAAR; encoded by the coding sequence ATGTCTGCCATCAAAGAATCCATCGACATTTCCCGCAGCCCTGAGGAGGTCTTCTCCTACGTGACCGACCCGACCCATCTGCCCGACTGGCAGGAGAGCGCCGTCTCGGTCCGTCTCCTGGGCGAGGGGCCTGTCGCCGTCGGCTCGAAGGTCGCCGTGACGCGCCGGATGGGGCGTCGGGCGATGGTCAGCATCATGCAGGTCATCGAGCTCGATCCGCCGACGAGTTGGCACATCCACGGCATCGACGGCCCGGTGCGCGGCGACGTCCAGGGCAGGATCGAGCCGATCGACGACGGCGAGCATTCACGGGTGACGATCGCCCTCGATTTCGAGGGTCACGGTATCGGCAAGGCGCTGGTCCCCCTCGTCGTGCGCCCGCACGTACGCAAGGAGATGCCCAGGAACGAGCAGACTCTCAAGGGCATTCTGGAGGCGGGAGCGGCTCGCTGA
- a CDS encoding IS5 family transposase (programmed frameshift) codes for MGRGDLTNAEWGRLEPHLPTSGQRGGRWNDHRKVINGVLFRVRTGIPWRDLPERFGSWKTVYERHRRWSADGTWDRILRAVQADADLAGRIDWSMVSVDSTSCRAHQHAAGARKKKPRVPKKRTTPRHHRPDEGLGRSRGGLTCKIHLAGEGGCRPMAFLVTPGQWGDAPQMIEVLERIRVPRPQGGHPRTRPDHLGGDKAYSSRRNRRYLRRRQIKHTIPEPKDQRANRKRRGSKGGRPTGFDSEIYKRRNEVERTINRLKNSRAVATRYDKRAYVFHGTATAAAIRLWLRP; via the exons ATGGGGCGGGGTGATCTGACGAATGCCGAGTGGGGCCGGCTGGAGCCGCACTTGCCGACGTCGGGACAGCGTGGCGGACGGTGGAACGATCACCGGAAGGTGATCAACGGAGTCTTGTTCCGGGTCCGGACGGGCATCCCGTGGCGGGACCTTCCCGAGCGTTTCGGCAGTTGGAAGACCGTTTATGAACGGCATCGGCGTTGGTCGGCGGACGGCACGTGGGACCGGATCCTGCGTGCCGTCCAGGCCGACGCCGACCTCGCGGGCCGGATCGACTGGAGCATGGTCAGCGTCGACTCGACGTCCTGTCGTGCCCATCAGCACGCGGCCGGGGCCCGGAAGAAGAAGCCACGCGTCCCGA AAAAAAGGACAACGCCCCGGCACCACCGCCCCGATGAAGGACTCGGACGGTCCCGGGGCGGTCTGACCTGCAAGATCCATCTCGCGGGTGAAGGCGGATGCCGACCGATGGCCTTCCTGGTCACGCCCGGTCAGTGGGGCGACGCACCCCAGATGATCGAGGTCCTCGAACGCATCCGCGTTCCCCGCCCGCAGGGCGGTCACCCTCGCACCAGGCCGGACCACCTCGGCGGCGACAAGGCATACAGCTCACGCCGCAACCGCCGCTACCTGCGAAGACGCCAGATCAAACACACCATTCCCGAACCGAAGGACCAGCGGGCCAACCGCAAACGGCGCGGCAGCAAGGGCGGCCGGCCCACCGGCTTCGACAGCGAGATCTACAAACGCCGCAACGAGGTCGAGCGGACGATCAACCGACTCAAGAACTCCCGAGCCGTTGCCACCCGCTACGACAAGAGGGCCTACGTCTTCCACGGCACCGCCACCGCCGCGGCGATCCGCTTATGGCTCCGGCCGTGA
- a CDS encoding DinB family protein has product MSLPPRLVPLLDQFDFARLRLRQRMAGPFVDSGNGTDVGVAALTDEEYLWEPVPGCWSVRRRTDGPGPRATVLTGVGDWGRDATPPPHPTPPPFTTIAWRLSHLSELMTLRADHTDGSHSLTRDDYLISGDVASAIEAFDAGAEAWRKALLSVDDKALDTVGLSTYPHGSDPEDPFLDVVWWVNQELLHHGAEIALLRDLHRERPA; this is encoded by the coding sequence ATGTCCCTACCGCCCCGACTGGTCCCGCTGCTCGACCAGTTCGACTTCGCGCGGCTCAGGCTCCGGCAGCGTATGGCGGGGCCGTTCGTGGACAGCGGCAACGGCACGGACGTGGGGGTCGCGGCGCTCACCGACGAGGAGTACCTCTGGGAGCCGGTTCCGGGCTGCTGGTCGGTCCGCCGCCGCACCGACGGGCCGGGCCCTCGGGCGACCGTCCTGACCGGCGTGGGCGACTGGGGGCGCGACGCCACCCCGCCTCCGCACCCCACTCCCCCGCCGTTCACCACCATCGCCTGGCGGCTGAGCCATCTGAGCGAGCTCATGACGCTCCGCGCGGACCACACCGACGGCAGCCACAGCCTGACCCGGGACGACTACCTGATCAGCGGCGACGTCGCCTCGGCGATCGAGGCCTTCGACGCCGGAGCGGAAGCCTGGCGGAAGGCCCTGCTCTCGGTCGACGACAAAGCGCTCGACACGGTGGGCCTCAGCACGTACCCGCACGGCAGCGATCCCGAGGACCCCTTCCTCGACGTCGTCTGGTGGGTCAATCAGGAACTGCTGCACCACGGAGCCGAGATCGCGCTCCTCCGGGACCTCCACCGGGAACGCCCCGCCTAG
- a CDS encoding Lrp/AsnC family transcriptional regulator has product MAVDELDTRILRLLIEQPRTSVREYARILGVARGTVQARIDRLERDGVITATGPVLSPAALGHPVLAFVHIEVTQGHLDEVGDALAAVPEIVEAFSITGGGDLLTRVVARDNGHLEDVIQQLIQLPGVVRTRTEMALRERVPHRLLPLVEAVGRASSRGA; this is encoded by the coding sequence ATGGCTGTGGACGAGCTCGACACGCGCATCCTGCGGTTGCTGATCGAACAGCCGCGCACCAGCGTGCGCGAGTACGCGCGGATTCTGGGGGTGGCCCGGGGCACGGTGCAGGCCCGGATCGACCGCCTGGAGCGGGACGGGGTGATCACCGCCACCGGTCCTGTGCTCTCTCCCGCGGCGCTCGGTCACCCCGTGCTCGCGTTCGTCCACATCGAGGTCACGCAGGGGCATCTGGACGAGGTCGGCGACGCGCTCGCCGCCGTGCCGGAGATCGTCGAGGCGTTCTCGATCACGGGCGGCGGGGACCTGCTGACGCGGGTGGTGGCCCGGGACAACGGCCATCTCGAGGATGTGATCCAGCAACTGATCCAGCTGCCGGGCGTGGTCCGCACCCGTACGGAGATGGCGCTGCGCGAGCGGGTTCCGCACCGGCTGCTGCCCCTGGTGGAGGCGGTGGGGCGGGCGTCGAGCCGGGGTGCTTGA
- a CDS encoding FUSC family protein, giving the protein MFVAPDPGRVRLRVSSRAVLGVGLSVAAAELAGLSLTASITGGLAALLALFTVGDPTVRRQLATTALLPAVGFPVLALATALHGAPLLRDASWLLVVFAGVYARRWGPRGHALGIFAFMMFFVTQFLHALPAQLPELYAAVALALTVSGTVRFVAWCIERRVPPPAAPAPLPGRGLHRPTTRQAFQATAACAVALAAGQFISHERWYWAVGTAWWIFVNTASRGETLVRGFRRVVGTVTGIAAGLLIAIPLAGAPAPTAVLVALCVFGIFYTAPLSYSWMMFFVTVMAGLLYGLLGVLHPGLLLLRFEETAVGALGAAVGVALLPVTTHAATNAWIERAVTCVHDCTTVAARRLAGDPDADPAPLAAELEVLLGRVRLSLAPLVHPLSPLRARKARARRVLALLDDCAREIRGLAAVAADPDASHDARLAAASWRVEAAVHALVPPTRPARSTSLAADALEPHHPGAEAALGHLYGLERALVDLAAPMRTSPSAPLVPAA; this is encoded by the coding sequence GTGTTCGTGGCACCCGACCCGGGACGTGTCCGGCTGCGGGTCTCCTCGCGCGCCGTCCTCGGCGTCGGACTCTCCGTCGCCGCGGCCGAGCTCGCCGGACTCTCCCTCACCGCCTCGATCACCGGCGGTCTGGCCGCGCTGCTCGCGCTCTTCACCGTCGGCGACCCGACCGTACGCCGGCAGCTGGCCACCACGGCCCTGCTGCCCGCCGTCGGCTTCCCGGTCCTCGCCCTCGCCACCGCCCTGCACGGCGCGCCGCTGCTGCGCGACGCGTCCTGGCTGCTCGTCGTCTTCGCGGGCGTGTACGCACGCCGCTGGGGCCCGCGCGGACACGCGCTCGGCATCTTCGCGTTCATGATGTTCTTCGTCACCCAGTTCCTGCACGCGCTGCCCGCCCAGCTGCCGGAGCTCTACGCGGCGGTGGCCCTCGCCCTCACCGTCTCGGGCACGGTCCGGTTCGTCGCCTGGTGCATCGAGCGGCGCGTCCCGCCGCCCGCCGCACCCGCACCGCTGCCCGGCCGCGGCCTCCACCGGCCCACCACCCGGCAGGCGTTCCAGGCCACCGCCGCCTGCGCCGTCGCGCTCGCCGCCGGCCAGTTCATCTCGCACGAGCGCTGGTACTGGGCCGTGGGCACCGCATGGTGGATCTTCGTCAACACCGCCTCGCGCGGCGAGACCCTGGTCCGCGGCTTCCGCCGGGTCGTCGGCACCGTCACCGGCATCGCCGCCGGCCTCCTGATCGCGATCCCGCTCGCCGGCGCGCCCGCCCCGACCGCCGTCCTGGTCGCCTTGTGCGTCTTCGGGATCTTCTACACCGCCCCGCTCTCGTACAGCTGGATGATGTTCTTCGTGACCGTCATGGCCGGGCTGCTGTACGGACTGCTCGGCGTCCTGCATCCCGGGCTCCTGCTGCTCCGCTTCGAGGAGACCGCGGTCGGCGCGCTCGGCGCGGCCGTCGGTGTCGCCCTGCTGCCCGTCACCACCCACGCCGCCACCAACGCCTGGATCGAGCGGGCCGTGACCTGTGTGCACGACTGCACCACCGTCGCGGCGCGCCGGCTCGCCGGCGACCCGGACGCCGACCCGGCGCCGCTCGCCGCCGAGCTCGAGGTCCTGCTCGGCCGGGTCCGGCTCTCGCTGGCGCCGCTCGTCCACCCGCTGAGCCCGCTGCGGGCCCGCAAGGCCCGCGCCCGCCGCGTCCTCGCCCTGCTCGACGACTGCGCCCGCGAGATCCGCGGTCTTGCCGCGGTCGCCGCCGACCCCGACGCGTCCCACGACGCCCGGCTCGCCGCCGCGTCCTGGCGGGTCGAGGCGGCCGTCCACGCCCTCGTCCCGCCGACCCGACCCGCGCGCTCCACCTCCCTCGCGGCGGACGCCCTGGAGCCCCACCACCCGGGCGCCGAGGCGGCCCTCGGCCATCTGTACGGCCTCGAGCGCGCGCTGGTCGACCTGGCGGCGCCGATGCGCACCTCCCCGAGCGCCCCGCTGGTCCCCGCGGCCTAG
- a CDS encoding lactonase family protein, which produces MGGTDAREPVRAFIGSFTSAGGRGILTADVDVSTGALTVTSETDVLADPSFLALAGTVLYAVSEAEEGAAAAFDVTGAVPRLLGAPVAVQGSGPTHVAVSAGHVLTANYGSGSVTALPVGPDGALGPAADVARHEGSGPVTERQRGPHAHQVLPAPGGPWATAVDLGTDSVRIYALDPASGALRPHGEAALRPGTGPRHLDFHPAGTHAYVLNELEPTLTVCRWDGAAGALEPIAETSVLPEGATGSSYPSGVAVAPDGRFLWAAVRGDDSIAVLALDPSGEKAALVASVPCGGRWPRDLTLDPSGRRLYAANERSGDVTWFDIDAESGIPRRAGAIEAPAATCVVFG; this is translated from the coding sequence ATGGGCGGCACAGACGCGCGGGAACCTGTACGGGCCTTCATCGGATCGTTCACCTCGGCCGGGGGCCGCGGCATCCTGACCGCCGACGTGGACGTCTCCACCGGCGCCCTGACCGTCACCTCCGAGACCGACGTGCTCGCCGACCCGTCCTTCCTCGCCCTCGCGGGCACGGTGCTGTACGCCGTCTCCGAGGCCGAGGAGGGCGCCGCGGCCGCCTTCGACGTGACCGGAGCCGTCCCCCGGCTTCTCGGCGCTCCTGTGGCCGTACAGGGCTCCGGGCCCACGCACGTTGCCGTCTCCGCGGGCCACGTCCTCACGGCCAACTACGGCTCCGGCAGCGTCACCGCCCTGCCCGTCGGCCCGGACGGCGCGCTCGGCCCCGCCGCCGACGTCGCCCGGCACGAGGGCTCGGGACCGGTCACCGAACGCCAGCGCGGCCCGCACGCCCACCAGGTCCTGCCCGCGCCCGGCGGGCCCTGGGCGACCGCCGTGGACCTCGGCACCGACTCCGTACGGATCTACGCCCTCGATCCCGCCTCCGGGGCACTGCGCCCGCACGGGGAGGCCGCCCTGCGTCCGGGCACGGGCCCGCGCCACCTGGACTTCCATCCGGCCGGCACCCACGCCTACGTCCTGAACGAGCTGGAACCCACCCTCACCGTCTGCCGCTGGGACGGGGCGGCCGGAGCCCTCGAACCGATCGCGGAGACGTCCGTGCTGCCCGAGGGAGCCACGGGGTCGAGCTACCCCTCCGGGGTGGCCGTCGCCCCCGACGGCCGTTTCCTGTGGGCCGCCGTCCGGGGCGACGACAGCATCGCCGTCCTCGCCCTCGACCCGAGCGGCGAGAAGGCCGCCCTGGTCGCCTCAGTGCCCTGCGGGGGCCGCTGGCCCCGCGACCTGACCCTCGATCCGTCGGGGCGGCGGCTGTACGCGGCCAACGAGCGCTCCGGCGACGTGACCTGGTTCGACATCGACGCGGAGAGCGGCATCCCGCGCCGCGCGGGCGCGATCGAGGCCCCGGCCGCCACCTGCGTGGTCTTCGGCTGA